DNA from Acetobacter aceti NBRC 14818:
CACATGGGAAGGGCAACGTTTTCTCCTTCTGACAGGCGGCCCCAATGACCTCGTTGTCAGCGGAACCTACCCATTGGCCAGCATGGAAGAGAACGAAGCATGATCGGAGTTCACCGCCGCTCGCTTACCCGTAGCAATACCCTTCTGGCGTTTCTTTCTCTTGCTGGCGTTGCTCTGCTGAGTGGCCTGCTTCTGGCGTTCTGGCCCAGTGCCGCCCATGCTCAGGCCATCAGCCTTGATCTGGGCCAGAAAGCCGGACCCGGCACAACTGGGCGTCTCGTTCAGCTTTCCGCCCTGATCACCGTCATCTCTCTGGCTCCCAGTCTGCTGGTGATGGTGACTGCCTTCACGCGAATCATCATTGTCCTGTCGCTCCTGCGAGGCGCAATAGGAGCGCAGGGTACACCGCCCAATACGGTTTTGATCGGGCTGGCACTTTTTCTCACTTTTTTTGTCATGCAGCCCGTGTTCGAGCAGTCATGGAACGACGGCATTTCACCTCTCGTCAACGGAACCATCAGTGAAATGGATGGCATCAAGGCGACGGCTGAACCCTTCCGGACCTTCATGCTGCACAACACCCGCTCCACCGATCTGGCTACATTCTCCGGTCTCGCTCACGTGGAGCCACCAAAAACCGCTGCCGACACACCATGGCGCATCCTGATGCCTGCCTTCATGGTGGGAGAACTGCGCAGAGGCTTTGAAATGGGGTTTCTTCTCTATCTGCCTTTTCTCGTGATTGATCTGGTCGTCTCTACCGTTCTCATGAGTCTGGGCATGATGATGCTGCCACCAACGACCATTTCACTCCCGTTCAAACTCATCTTCTTCGTGATGGTTGATGGCTGGCAACTCACTGCCGGCAGTCTTGTAAGAAGTTTCGGTGGGTGATGAGCTGACCGGTTTTCACCAAGACGCTGCATGTTGCGGATAACTCTGCAACATACTCAGTTCTCAGAAATACGAAGGATAACCCCGCCCGTTATCCTTCAACCAGAATCCCATCCCGCAAAGTCACGACCCGGTCCATACGCGCAGCGAGTTCTTCATTATGGGTAGCAATCAGCGCGCCGACGGCAGACCCACGCACCACACGCAGCAACTCATCGAACACAATATCGGCTGTGGAAACATCGAGGTTTCCGGTCGGTTCATCCGCCAGCAAAACCGATGGTGCGTTGGCCAGCGCGCGCGCAATGGCAACACGCTGCTGTTCACCACCGGACAGCTTGCCTGGCAGATGATTCAAGCGGTGACCGAGTCCGAACACTCCCAGAAGTTCCTCCGCCCGACGTCGTGAAACCGACGGAGATGTCCCCGCAATCATCTGCGGCAAGGCAACATTTTCACGTGCTGTAAATTCGGCCAGCAAGTGATGGAACTGGTAGACAAAACCGATTTCCGAACAGCGGATGGCGGTTCGATCCTTGTCCGGCAGACGTCCAGCGTCACGCCCCGCGACTTCGATCACGCCACCATCCGGATGATCGAGCAGTCCCGCTATATGCAGCAGCGTGGACTTGCCTGTGCCGGATGGTGCAACCAGCGCCACCGTCTCACCGGCTCGCAGTTCAAAATTCACGCCGCGCAGGACATGCAATGTCTCGTCGCCGCTGACATAGGAACGCGTGATGTCACGTAGAGCCAGAACGGTCTCACCCATGACGCAGTGCCTCCACCGGATCGGTCTTTGCTGCCCGCCATGATGGATAGAGCGTCGCCAGCAAAGATAGACCCAGCGCCATGATGATGATCTCGATCACCTGTCCCCACACCAGCTTCGCCGGAAGGTGTTCAAGGTAGTAGACCTCCGGATTGAACAGGTTGGTGCCAGTGATTTTCTGCAACAACTGACGAATACGCTCAATGTTTTCGCAGAAGAGCACACCCAGAACGGTTCCAAGCACCGTACCGGTCACGCCCACGGACGCGCCGCACATCAGGAAGATCCGCATGATCGCACCGCGTGTCGCGCCGAGCGTACGCAGGACCGCGATATCGGCGGTCTTGTCCTTCACCATCATGATGAGGGACGAAATCACGTTGAAAGCCGCTACCAGAATAATCAGCGTCAGGATCAGGAACATGACATTCTGCTCGACCTGCACCGCACCGAAGAATGCGTTGTTGCTCTTCGTCCAGTCGAGCACGCGGATACGCGGATCATCGAGGGTCTGCGTAATGGCTCGCGTGATTGGCTGCACGTTTTCAGCATCGGTCGTCATAACCTGAATCTGGGTCACAGCATGCGGCTGCTGGAAATAGACCTGTGCCGCTTCAAGCGGGAGGAAAACATAGCCCGCATTATAATCGTTCACGCCCGCATCGAAGATCGCCACGACCTTGTAGGCCCGCACACGCGGCACCGTGCCGAACGCAGTGGCAGCCCCGTTGGGTGAGACCAGCGTGATCTTTGAACCGATCATCAGACCTGCCCGATCCGCCAGCGTGACACCGACGGCAATCGCGTCATCGCCCTGAAAATTATCGAGCGAACCAGCAATGATCGAAGAACTGACTTCCTTCAGGTCCATCAGCCCCTGCTTCGTCATGCCATGCACAACACCGCCGGAACTGTAGTTGCCGACACTGAGGAGCACCTGCCCCTCCAGCAGCGGCGTGGCGCTGACGACACCCGGAACCTTCCGGACCTCGCCCGCGATGGAATCATAATCCGTGATCGAGCGCGTGACGCTGGCGCTGTAGAGCGAAAGATCGCCATTCAGCCCGAGGATGCGTCCCATCAGGTCGGAGCGGAACCCGTTCATCACCGCCATGACGATGATGAGGGTCGCAACGCCAAGTGAGATGCCCACCAGCGAGAAGATGGCGATCACCGAGACAAAGCGCTCGCCCTTTCTCGCCCGCAGATACCGCCCCGCAACGGCGCGCTCGAAGGAGCCGAACATCAGGCGCCGCTGGCTTTATCGAGGACTTTCACCAGAGCTTCATCGACGGTCAGTTCGAAACGCTCACCCGTGGCGCGACGCTTCAGTTCGACCTTACCTTCCTTCGCTCCACGCGGACCAACGATGATCTGCCACGGATGCCCCATCAGGTCAGCATCGGCGAACTTGGCACCAGCGCGGTCGGAACGGTCGTCGTAGAGGAATTGCTCAGGAGCCTTGTTGTAAAGCGCCTCGCACAGCGTATCGCAGGTCTCGTCACCAACCTTCAGGTTCAGGATCGCAGCCTTGAACGGCGCGACATTGTCCGGCCAGATGACACCGGCATCGTCATGGCTGGCCTCGATGATCGCGCCGACCAGACGCGACACGCCAATACCGTAGGACCCCATTTCCGGATGGACAGGCGTGCCATCCGGACCGGCGACGGTGATATCCATCGACTTGGTGTATTTCGTGCCGAAATAGAAGATGTGAGCAACCTCGATGCCGCGCCCTTCACGACGACGCTCGGCAGGCACGGACTCCCATGCCTTCTCATCGTGCTTTTCGTCTGTGGCAGCGTAGTAGGAGGAGACGTTCTTGAAGAATTTCTCAAGATCTTCCGACTTGTCCACGTCCACCGGATCGGCGAGCCAGTCGAGCGTGTCGAGCGCGCCGTCATAGAACACGCCACTCTCGCCGGTCGGTGCGAGAATCAGAAACTCGTGGCTCAGGTCGCCGCCAATCGGACCGGTGTCGGCCACCATCGGCACAGCGCGAACGCCGAGACGCTGGAACGTCCGGAGGTAGGACAGCATCATCTTGCGGTAGGTATCGACAGCACTCTTGTAGTCGATATCGAAACCGTAACCGTCCTTCATGTAGAACTCACGACCACGCATCACACCGAAACGCGGACGGATCTCGTCACGGAATTTCCACTGGATCTGATAAAGGATCTGGGGGAGTTCCTTGTAGGATTTCAACTCCTGCCCGACGACGTCGGTGATGACTTCCTCGTTGGTCGGTCCATAGAGCAGTTCGCGCTCGTGGCGATCCTTGATCCGCAGCATCTCGGGGCCGTAAGCGTCATAACGACCGGAGCGCTTCCACAGTTCAGCGGACTGGATGGTCGCCATCAGCACTTCCTGCGCGCCAACACGATCCTGCTCCTCGCGCACGATGTTTGCGATGTTCCGCAGAACCTTCAGGCCAGCCGGAAGCCAGGTGTAAATACCCGAAGCCGTCTGCCGGACGAGACCGGCGCGGAGCATAAGCCGGTGCGACGCAATCTGGGCGTCGGCCGGGGTTTCCTTGAGGGTAGGCAGAAAACTGCGAGACAGGCGCATGGTGGGCTTTCGTTCCTGCGGGACAGACTGTTGACCGGAAGCGGTCGTTCCCTTGCGTGATCACTCACACCGGCGCGGGATGCAAGCCCCTCCCCGGTCAAAACGTCGGTTTCATGCGCCTCACACGCAGAAAAGGCCGGATGGGTGAGGTTTGCCCCACCCATCCGGCCTTCTACAGAACCGAGCTTCTTCCTTTACTGATCGAACGTCTGGTCCGCCTTGAGCACGGCCGCCAGCAGCACGTTCGCGCCCATTTCGGCATCCTGTTGCAGGATGCTCTCCTCCTCATTGTGGCTGAGGCCATCCTTGCAGGGCACAAAGATCATCGCTGTCGGAGCGACCTTGGCCACATAACCAGCGTCATGACCGGGACCGGACACGATCCGACGTGCGCTGTAGCCGTGCTCTGTCGCGGCCTCCTCCACCATGCCGACGCACGCCTTATCAAAGTGAACAGCCGGTGCGTCCCATATCTGCACGATCTCAAGCTCGACGCTGTTCTCCTGCGCGATTTTCTCCAGCTTCCCGCGTAGCTCCTGCTCCATCTGCAACACCACCGCATCATCCGGGTCGCGGATGTCGATGGTAAAGAACACCTCACCCGGCACGACATTGCTGCTGTTGGGACGGTTTTCGAGCAGCCCCACGGTGCCAACCGCGCTGGGGCCATGCGCTTTCGCCACTTCACTGACCGCCATGATCATCCCGGCGGATGCAACCAGCGCGTCATGACGCAGCGGCATCGGTGTTGAACCGGCATGAGCATCCTTGCCGCGCACCGTCACTTCATACCAGCGTGCGCCCTGAATGCCGGTGACAATACCGATCGTCTTGTCCTCGGCCTCCAGAATCGGACCCTGCTCGATATGCAGTTCAAAATACGCCGAGATCGGATGCTGACCGCAGGGCTCCTTGCCCCGATAGCCGATCGTGTCCAGTTCATCCCCAAAACGGATACCGGCGCGATCCCGCTTGTCCAGCACTTCCGCTTCCGTGAAAATGCCTGCGAAAACACCGGAACACATCATCGGCGGTGAAAAGCGTGAGCCTTCCTCGTTGGTCCAGTTGATGACCTCGATGGGATGGCGTGTCGTATAACCGGAATTGTGCAGCGCGCGGAGAACGGACAGGCCGCCGAGCACGCCCAGAATACCATCGAACTTGCCACCCGTCGGCTGCGTATCCAGATGACTGCCCATCGTGATGGGAGGCAGCGCATTGTCCAGTCCGGGACGGCGAGCAAAGAGATTCCCCATGGAGTCAAAGGAGACTTCACAACCCAGATCGGTGCAGGTGCGTACGAACCAATCGCGGACCTGTCGGTCTTCATCCGTGAGCGTCAGACGGCGGATGCCCCCTTTCGGCGTGCCGCCATACTGGGCCGTTTCCATCAGATCCACCCAGAGGGCGTTACCATCGACCCTGAGATTGCTGCCTTTGACCGACTGGGACACGCTCTTTCTCCTTGTTCAGACTAAATCAGGAAACAGACAGTTACGCCATGATACGATGCGGATTATTGGGATGCTCCGGCCATGTCAGATGCCCTTCGACCGGCTGCGGCTCCATTGTAATGCATCCATCGACCGGACAGACATGGGCGCACAGATTGCATCCTACGCATTCTTCTTCGATCACTTCATAGTGTCGTTCGCCATCGACACGTGTTTTAGCGATCGCCTGATGTGATGTGTCCTCACAGGCGATGTGACACAGGCCGCAACTGACGCAGGCATCCTGATCGATATTCGCAATCGTCTTGAACTTCATGTTCAACTGATTCCACGGCACGAACTGCTTGAGGGCGCGACCGGAAACATCGTCGATCGAGTTGTAGCCTTTCTGATCCATCCATGCGGAAAGACCGTCCGCCATGTCCTCGACAATGCGGAAACCATAATGCATCGCCGCCGTGCAGACCTGAAGCGTAGTTGATCCCATCGCCAGAAACTCGGCCGCATCACGCCAGGAGCCGATACCGCCAATGCCTGAAATCGGCATACCGGCCATTTCAGGATCACGCGCAATCTCACCAATCATGCGCAGCGCGATCGGCTTCACCGCGGGTCCGCAATACCCACCATGCGTTCCCAGCCCTCCCACGACCGGCATGGGCGCCATCTGGTCCAGATCAACGCCGATCACGGACTGAATGGTGTTAATGAGCGACACGGCATCCGCACCACCGCGCTTCGCCGCACGCGCTGGCATGAGAATGTTGGTGATGTTGGGCGTCAGTTTCACAATCACCGGCATACGGGTGTTCTGCTTGCACCAGCGGGTGACCATTTCCACATATTCAGGCACCTGCCCCACGGCGGCACCCATGTTTCGCTCGGACATGCCGTGCGGACAGCCAAAGTTCAGCTCGATGCCGTCCGCACCGGTTTCTTCAACGATTGGAAGGATGGCTTTCCATTTCTCTTCCTCACACGGCACCATCAGGCTGACGATAACAGCACGATCCGGATAATCCCTTTTAACAGCCTTTATTTCCGCGATATTGGTCGCAAGAGGACGATCCGAAATCAGCTCGATATTGTTCAGACCGATCATACGTGCGCCGTTGAAATCCAGCGAGCCATAACGCGAACTCACGTTCACGACTGGCGGATCTTCGCCGAGCGTCTTCCAGACAACACCACCCCAGCCTGCCTCGAAAGCACGACGGACGTTGTATTCCTTGTCCGTCGGTGGCGCGGAGGCGAGCCAGAAAGGATTGGGAGAGCGAATGCCCGCGAAAACTGTTGTCAGGTCAGCCATATTCCCGTTCCCCTCTTTTATGCCGCGCTTGAAAGAGCAGCATTGATGGCTTCCGCCGCATCCCGTCCATCCCGCACAGCCGCGACCGTCAGGTCTTCACCCGGCGTACAGTCGCCGCCCGCGTAAACGCCCTTCATGCTGGTGCGATACTCTGCATCCACCATGATACGACCATTCTCGATTGCAATTTCTTCACCGCTGATCGGGTCATGGCAGAAGATCTGTCCAACAGCTTTCAACACCATATCCGCCGGAATGAAGAACCTGTCGTCTGCATTGTAGACAGGCTTGCCGGACTCATTGAGGGAACCCCGTGCGAACTCTACTCCGGCCAGCGCGCTGTCCTCCTGCACGATTGCTACAGGGGACGCCCACAAGCGCACGGTGACACCGTTCGTCTGTGCCCATTCCCGCTCGACCGCTGTCGCCGACATGTTTTCCGCGCCACGACGATAAACCAGCGTCACCTCTTCCGCTCCCAGACGCCGCGCCTGCACAGCGGCGTCAACCGCTGTATTGCCGCCACCGATCACCACGACACGCCGTCCAACAGGCACATCGGTTTTCGACATCGACCGCAACGTTTCAATGAAAGAGACCGCGTCCTGAACACCGTCGAGCGTCTCCCCTTCCATTTCCAACTGCCGGACGCCAGTGAGACCGATCGACAGGAACACGGCGTCATGATCGCGCTTCAGGTCACCAACACTGAAATCAACACCCAGTGTCTTGCCTCCGACAACCGAAATCCCGCCAATGGCAAGAAGGAAATCTACCTCTTTCTGCGCGAAGTCATTTGAAAGCTTGTAGGCCGCAACGCCATATTCATTCAGACCACCCGCCTTTGCATGACGATCATACAGCACTACGTCATGGCCATACATCGCAAGGCGATGAGCGCACGCCAGACCCGCAGGCCCTGCCCCGACAATCGCCACACGTCGGCCCGTCTCTGGCTGACGACGGAATGGTTGGCCGCCATGCTCC
Protein-coding regions in this window:
- a CDS encoding NAD(P)-dependent oxidoreductase, whose amino-acid sequence is MDKQPMPSPDIATGRLTEQELNHNFSDAHPPLSHEQALVEAERCFYCYDAPCIEACPTSIDIPRFIRAIATGNMQGSARTILDSNILGGSCARVCPTEILCEQKCVHNTLEEGRPVRIGQLQRHATDWQMEHGGQPFRRQPETGRRVAIVGAGPAGLACAHRLAMYGHDVVLYDRHAKAGGLNEYGVAAYKLSNDFAQKEVDFLLAIGGISVVGGKTLGVDFSVGDLKRDHDAVFLSIGLTGVRQLEMEGETLDGVQDAVSFIETLRSMSKTDVPVGRRVVVIGGGNTAVDAAVQARRLGAEEVTLVYRRGAENMSATAVEREWAQTNGVTVRLWASPVAIVQEDSALAGVEFARGSLNESGKPVYNADDRFFIPADMVLKAVGQIFCHDPISGEEIAIENGRIMVDAEYRTSMKGVYAGGDCTPGEDLTVAAVRDGRDAAEAINAALSSAA
- a CDS encoding ABC transporter ATP-binding protein, which produces MGETVLALRDITRSYVSGDETLHVLRGVNFELRAGETVALVAPSGTGKSTLLHIAGLLDHPDGGVIEVAGRDAGRLPDKDRTAIRCSEIGFVYQFHHLLAEFTARENVALPQMIAGTSPSVSRRRAEELLGVFGLGHRLNHLPGKLSGGEQQRVAIARALANAPSVLLADEPTGNLDVSTADIVFDELLRVVRGSAVGALIATHNEELAARMDRVVTLRDGILVEG
- the preA gene encoding NAD-dependent dihydropyrimidine dehydrogenase subunit PreA: MADLTTVFAGIRSPNPFWLASAPPTDKEYNVRRAFEAGWGGVVWKTLGEDPPVVNVSSRYGSLDFNGARMIGLNNIELISDRPLATNIAEIKAVKRDYPDRAVIVSLMVPCEEEKWKAILPIVEETGADGIELNFGCPHGMSERNMGAAVGQVPEYVEMVTRWCKQNTRMPVIVKLTPNITNILMPARAAKRGGADAVSLINTIQSVIGVDLDQMAPMPVVGGLGTHGGYCGPAVKPIALRMIGEIARDPEMAGMPISGIGGIGSWRDAAEFLAMGSTTLQVCTAAMHYGFRIVEDMADGLSAWMDQKGYNSIDDVSGRALKQFVPWNQLNMKFKTIANIDQDACVSCGLCHIACEDTSHQAIAKTRVDGERHYEVIEEECVGCNLCAHVCPVDGCITMEPQPVEGHLTWPEHPNNPHRIMA
- a CDS encoding M20 family metallo-hydrolase, producing the protein MSQSVKGSNLRVDGNALWVDLMETAQYGGTPKGGIRRLTLTDEDRQVRDWFVRTCTDLGCEVSFDSMGNLFARRPGLDNALPPITMGSHLDTQPTGGKFDGILGVLGGLSVLRALHNSGYTTRHPIEVINWTNEEGSRFSPPMMCSGVFAGIFTEAEVLDKRDRAGIRFGDELDTIGYRGKEPCGQHPISAYFELHIEQGPILEAEDKTIGIVTGIQGARWYEVTVRGKDAHAGSTPMPLRHDALVASAGMIMAVSEVAKAHGPSAVGTVGLLENRPNSSNVVPGEVFFTIDIRDPDDAVVLQMEQELRGKLEKIAQENSVELEIVQIWDAPAVHFDKACVGMVEEAATEHGYSARRIVSGPGHDAGYVAKVAPTAMIFVPCKDGLSHNEEESILQQDAEMGANVLLAAVLKADQTFDQ
- the proS gene encoding proline--tRNA ligase, which encodes MRLSRSFLPTLKETPADAQIASHRLMLRAGLVRQTASGIYTWLPAGLKVLRNIANIVREEQDRVGAQEVLMATIQSAELWKRSGRYDAYGPEMLRIKDRHERELLYGPTNEEVITDVVGQELKSYKELPQILYQIQWKFRDEIRPRFGVMRGREFYMKDGYGFDIDYKSAVDTYRKMMLSYLRTFQRLGVRAVPMVADTGPIGGDLSHEFLILAPTGESGVFYDGALDTLDWLADPVDVDKSEDLEKFFKNVSSYYAATDEKHDEKAWESVPAERRREGRGIEVAHIFYFGTKYTKSMDITVAGPDGTPVHPEMGSYGIGVSRLVGAIIEASHDDAGVIWPDNVAPFKAAILNLKVGDETCDTLCEALYNKAPEQFLYDDRSDRAGAKFADADLMGHPWQIIVGPRGAKEGKVELKRRATGERFELTVDEALVKVLDKASGA
- the fliP gene encoding flagellar type III secretion system pore protein FliP (The bacterial flagellar biogenesis protein FliP forms a type III secretion system (T3SS)-type pore required for flagellar assembly.); amino-acid sequence: MIGVHRRSLTRSNTLLAFLSLAGVALLSGLLLAFWPSAAHAQAISLDLGQKAGPGTTGRLVQLSALITVISLAPSLLVMVTAFTRIIIVLSLLRGAIGAQGTPPNTVLIGLALFLTFFVMQPVFEQSWNDGISPLVNGTISEMDGIKATAEPFRTFMLHNTRSTDLATFSGLAHVEPPKTAADTPWRILMPAFMVGELRRGFEMGFLLYLPFLVIDLVVSTVLMSLGMMMLPPTTISLPFKLIFFVMVDGWQLTAGSLVRSFGG
- a CDS encoding lipoprotein-releasing ABC transporter permease subunit — its product is MFGSFERAVAGRYLRARKGERFVSVIAIFSLVGISLGVATLIIVMAVMNGFRSDLMGRILGLNGDLSLYSASVTRSITDYDSIAGEVRKVPGVVSATPLLEGQVLLSVGNYSSGGVVHGMTKQGLMDLKEVSSSIIAGSLDNFQGDDAIAVGVTLADRAGLMIGSKITLVSPNGAATAFGTVPRVRAYKVVAIFDAGVNDYNAGYVFLPLEAAQVYFQQPHAVTQIQVMTTDAENVQPITRAITQTLDDPRIRVLDWTKSNNAFFGAVQVEQNVMFLILTLIILVAAFNVISSLIMMVKDKTADIAVLRTLGATRGAIMRIFLMCGASVGVTGTVLGTVLGVLFCENIERIRQLLQKITGTNLFNPEVYYLEHLPAKLVWGQVIEIIIMALGLSLLATLYPSWRAAKTDPVEALRHG